GTCGAGATCGACCATCACCATCCGGCCCTGCACGTGGCGCAGGCCGGGCACCCCGGTGGCGTCGACGCCGACGCGCAGCGACGCCAGACACAGCGCGGCGTCTCGTTTGACCGGCCCGCCGATGAACATCGTCTTCGGTTTGGCCGACAGCTTCGCCCACTGCGGCAGCACGTTGTAGACCGCGGTCTCGCTCGGCCGGTTGAGTACCACCCCGAGGGTGCCGCCGTCGTTGTGCTCGACGACGTAGATCACGCTGCGGCGAAACGTCGGCTCCAGCAGGTCGGTGTTCGCGAGGAGCAGGGTGCCTGCCCGCACCCGAGGCGCGGCAGGAGCGACGAAGTCCTCCGGATCCTCTGACTGCGCCACGTTGTCCATCATGGCACCAGCCACGGCCGTAGTGGCGGACAAGCGCGCCCCGCCGCGATATTTGTACTGTGGGTCCGGTCCCGATCCGACGTGCTTAGGAACGTGATCCCTCCGGTGGCTGACCCCCGTGCGCTTCTCGAACTCTGGCGGTCGGTGCGCGGTATGCAGGAGTTCCGCCGGCTGCTCGAATTGCGCGCGGTCAGTCAGTTCGGCGACGGCTTGTTCGCCGCCGGCCTGGCGGGCGCGATCCTGTTCAACCCCGAGCGCGAGGCCGAGCCGTGGGCGATCGCGGGCGCGTTCGCCGTGCTGTATCTGCCCTATTCGCTGCTGGGGCCGTTCGCCGGCGCGCTGCTGGACCGCTGGGACCGGCGGCTGGTGCTCATCGGCGCCAACCTCGCGCGGCTGCTGCTCGTCATCGCAGTCGCCGCCCTGCTGGCCGCCGGCGCCACCGACATCCCGATCCTGTTGGGCGCGTTGATCGTCAACGGGTTCACCCGGTTCGTCTCCTCGGGTCTGTCGGCGGCGCTGCCCGACGTGGTGCCCCGCGAACGGGTGGTGGCGATGAACGCCGTGGCGACGGCGACCGGGGCGGCGGCCGCGTTCTTCGGCGCGCTGTTCATGCTGCTGCCGCGCACGCTGTTCGGCGACGACGACACCGGCGCGTCGACGATCATCTTCCTGGTCACCCTGCCGGTCGCGCTGGCGCTGCTGCTGTCGGTGCGCTTTCCGCCCGATGTGCTCGGTCCGCACGAGAGCAAGCGCTCGATCCACGGGTCGGCCCTCTACGCCGTCGCCACCGGATGGGTGCACGGCATCCGCACCGTCGCGGCGGTGCCGACCGTCGCGGCGACGCTGGCGGGGCTGGCCGCACACCGGATGGCGTTCGGCATCAACTCGCTGCTGGTGCTGGTGATCGTGCGGCACACCGAAGCACACGTCGTCGCGGGCCTGGGTACCTCGGTGCTGTTCCTCAGCGCGGGCGGGGTCGGCGGCTTTCTGGCCACCATGGCGACACCGACGCTGATCCGTCGCTTCGGGCGCTACGGCGCGGCCAACGGCGCGCTGGGGTTCGCCGCGGTGGTGCAGCTGGCCGGGACGAGCCTGCACGTGCCCCTGATGGTGGTGTGCGGCTTCCTGCTCGGCGCGGCGGGCCAGGTGGTCAAGTTGTGCGCCGACTCGGCGATGCAGATCGATGTCGACGACGCACTGCGCGGCCACGTCTTCACCGTGCAGGACGCGTTGTTCTGGATGTCGTTCATCCTCGCGTTGTCCGTGGCGGCCGCCGTGATCCCGCTCGACGGCCGCGAACCCTGGCTCGCGGCAGCCGGCGTCGGGATCTACGTCGTCGGGCTCGGCGCGCACGCGGGCCTGGCACGCAACCGTCGGGGTTAAGGTGACCGGCATGGCTGGTGCCGCGCCGATGGTGGCGGATCTGCGTGCCGAGAGCGAGGACCTCGACGCGCTCGTCGCCGACCTGCCCGCGGCGCGCTGGGCCGAACCGACCCCGGCCGCCGGCTGGACGATCGCGCACCAGATCGCGCATCTGCTGTGGACCGACCGGGTCGCGCTGACCGCCGTCACCGACGAGCCGGCGTTCGCGGCGCTGCTCGAGGAGGCGGCCAAGAACCCGACCGGCTTCGTCGACGCCGGTGCCGAGGACCTGGCCGCCGCCCCGCCCGCCGAGCTGCTGGCCGACTGGCGCCGCACCCGCGGACGTCTGCACGAGGAACTGTTGACCGTCGAGGACGGCCGCAAGCTGCCTTGGTTCGGCCCGCCGATGAGCGCGCCGTCGATGGCCACGGCGCGGCTGATGGAGACCTGGGCGCACGGCCTGGACGTCGCGGACACGCTCGGTGTGCGCCGGCCCGCCACTGCCCGGCTGCGGTCCATCGCGCACATCGGAGTGCGCACCCGCGACTTCGCGTTCGCGGTGAACGGGCTTGCGGCGCCGGCCAATCCGTTCCGCGTCGAGCTGAGCGCACCCGACGGTTCGACGTGGGAGTGGGGACCCGAGGACGCTGCGCAGCGGGTGACCGGTTCCGCGGAGGACTTCTGCATGCTGGTCACCCAGCGCAGGCCGCGCTTCGCGTTGGACGTGCGCGCGGTGGGCGAGGACGCCGAACGGTGGCTGGGCATCGCGCAAGCCTTCGCCGGGCCGCCGGGATCCGGCCGCGGTTAGAGCTCGCCCGCCGAGTCCGCGCGCCCGTCGCCGTCACCGTCGGTGAGCTTGACGTCCCACCGGCCGTCGGCATCGGCGTCGACGTAGGCGTCTCCGGCGCCGAGCGCGCGGTCGGCCAGCCCGTCGCCGTCGGTGTCGAGCAGCCGGTCGTCGGGGGCGCCGTCGCCGTCGAGGTCGACCGTCGGCCCGCCGAACTGTTCGACCCCGTCGAGCCCGAACCAGCGCAACCCCCTGACCGCGTCGACGCTGACCGTCCACGTCCCGGTGCCGTCATCGGTGAAGTAGGCGGCGGCGCCGGGGTGGTCGCGCACGAGGTGCTCGGCGGTGCCGTCGGCGTCGAGGTCGGCCATCGCGTCGTCGAGCAGGCCGTCGCCGTCGAAGTCGATGCCGACCGCGTCCAGCGTCCCGTTCCCGTCGACGTCCACATCAGGGGGCGCCGACCAGATCGTCGCCGAACCGTCGCCGTCACCGAGGCAGTAGTCCATGTCTGATCAGACGGACGACTCGCCCTTCGCGTTCCACCACGCCAGAAGTTCGGCCACCGCCTCGTCGCGCGGCAGCGGGCCGCGGTCCAGCCGAAGCTCCTTGAGGTACTGCCACGCCTGACCGACCTGCGGGCCGGCCGGGATTCCGAGGATCTCCATGATCTCGTTGCCGTCGA
The window above is part of the Mycolicibacterium rutilum genome. Proteins encoded here:
- a CDS encoding pullulanase, with the protein product MDYCLGDGDGSATIWSAPPDVDVDGNGTLDAVGIDFDGDGLLDDAMADLDADGTAEHLVRDHPGAAAYFTDDGTGTWTVSVDAVRGLRWFGLDGVEQFGGPTVDLDGDGAPDDRLLDTDGDGLADRALGAGDAYVDADADGRWDVKLTDGDGDGRADSAGEL
- a CDS encoding TIGR03084 family metal-binding protein; translation: MAGAAPMVADLRAESEDLDALVADLPAARWAEPTPAAGWTIAHQIAHLLWTDRVALTAVTDEPAFAALLEEAAKNPTGFVDAGAEDLAAAPPAELLADWRRTRGRLHEELLTVEDGRKLPWFGPPMSAPSMATARLMETWAHGLDVADTLGVRRPATARLRSIAHIGVRTRDFAFAVNGLAAPANPFRVELSAPDGSTWEWGPEDAAQRVTGSAEDFCMLVTQRRPRFALDVRAVGEDAERWLGIAQAFAGPPGSGRG
- a CDS encoding MFS transporter, which translates into the protein MADPRALLELWRSVRGMQEFRRLLELRAVSQFGDGLFAAGLAGAILFNPEREAEPWAIAGAFAVLYLPYSLLGPFAGALLDRWDRRLVLIGANLARLLLVIAVAALLAAGATDIPILLGALIVNGFTRFVSSGLSAALPDVVPRERVVAMNAVATATGAAAAFFGALFMLLPRTLFGDDDTGASTIIFLVTLPVALALLLSVRFPPDVLGPHESKRSIHGSALYAVATGWVHGIRTVAAVPTVAATLAGLAAHRMAFGINSLLVLVIVRHTEAHVVAGLGTSVLFLSAGGVGGFLATMATPTLIRRFGRYGAANGALGFAAVVQLAGTSLHVPLMVVCGFLLGAAGQVVKLCADSAMQIDVDDALRGHVFTVQDALFWMSFILALSVAAAVIPLDGREPWLAAAGVGIYVVGLGAHAGLARNRRG
- a CDS encoding YqgE/AlgH family protein codes for the protein MDNVAQSEDPEDFVAPAAPRVRAGTLLLANTDLLEPTFRRSVIYVVEHNDGGTLGVVLNRPSETAVYNVLPQWAKLSAKPKTMFIGGPVKRDAALCLASLRVGVDATGVPGLRHVQGRMVMVDLDADPDAIAPVVEGVRIYAGYSGWTIGQLEGEIERDDWIVLSALPSDVLVEPRVDLWSRVLRRQPLPLSLLATHPIDVSRN